A DNA window from Luteolibacter luteus contains the following coding sequences:
- a CDS encoding FG-GAP repeat domain-containing protein, with protein sequence MRHSFSLRLLPLSLLLAASASARTPDQPVDAAGRPVLDSNSQPLFYDTPGIPAPVEASSPLARSLAAPPFSGREGEPWNLPPSPGGTPFWSYAMFGTQIGLGGLVTADGEDGKHLFVSATGSASFGANNFWYVLRHNPATGSYDQIHVQVPYQDLHGDYWGPRLVSLKSGNVLGGSGDELVVALEDGRIFFYSLSTFQELAAIQPVQNLTQVALADLTRDGTAELLVLTYSGLKVFSSTGTLLWSVSGVSGSDLVVAQMDGDPGLEIATTSGHVIDADNHSIQWTRSGGFGAHLRTADIDGDSRHELIAAEGWYNIYAFDVDQQVAKWSYRTGLDISSIEIGNVDADPAPELLYGDNQHGGVHVLSLGAVTPVEKWSVPGYDSGIPRIAVVDADQDGAVELIWSGGSNTTGQDRLNVLDPIKRALEWQSIHLDGPFVRPAIGDVTGDGKPELVTASWESESGYGSGRILVFDPETLALLGTSQPIASDRSWTGLRDLKLRDIDGDGRREIVVAADWLYDGIVEIYAFTDASTFELKWETAQRPSGSPITDVEVIDVDGDGNLEVVMINDQAHSGSEGSYLRVVDLATRAEEWRSANLSSSWSGATSLAVGDADGDGNVEALVAVSGTGVLIFDLKSRVQEATVGGSYTVVTVRPGETGFIGGREDGTITRHLADAPGHYFFAGSWKASADSITGLTPGAGQSLWVSAGKRIQLWPDQATPVWSSAVLGNVNGGVALYEGEDGTEVYAGLTHGVGGFKIGSATDFATVNLDASGQLAEGSTDSVTLTFTRSAISETPTEVVFSLYGQATAEEDYSVEGATSRSDGNWTVTIPANQTTAVVTLGILQDFLSEGPEVISAGLESASGYFLGSPSVALIPIEDDEPVVSVVASDPYASELRAGSASDNGFFRLSRTGNLSRSLKVRVGLSGSAIAGIDYRKINPVVVFPKGKDTVELRIVPTHDRRAEEMEEVQLQVLPTGLYRISESEQEASLSIADAEPGVALDGVTQLRGAMLVNLRRSGGHTLPMTVTVFVTRREANGAMRASQEKAVFKAGSATAGYLVRPASRAKGPAEITVQLIETGEFHLLDSAPVSFTLEP encoded by the coding sequence ATGAGACACTCCTTCTCTCTACGATTGCTCCCGCTGTCGCTTTTGCTCGCCGCCTCGGCTTCGGCCCGCACCCCGGACCAGCCGGTCGATGCGGCCGGCCGCCCGGTCCTCGACTCGAATTCACAGCCGCTCTTCTACGACACTCCCGGAATTCCGGCGCCAGTGGAAGCTTCCTCACCCCTGGCGAGGTCGCTCGCCGCCCCGCCCTTCTCCGGCAGGGAGGGAGAGCCTTGGAATCTTCCGCCAAGTCCGGGTGGAACTCCTTTCTGGAGCTACGCGATGTTTGGCACCCAGATCGGCCTTGGCGGCTTGGTGACCGCGGATGGGGAGGACGGAAAGCACCTCTTCGTCTCGGCGACAGGCAGCGCCAGCTTCGGAGCGAACAATTTCTGGTACGTCCTCCGGCACAATCCGGCCACAGGCAGCTACGATCAGATCCACGTACAGGTCCCTTATCAGGATCTCCACGGCGACTACTGGGGTCCGCGGCTGGTCTCCCTGAAATCCGGGAATGTCCTCGGAGGCAGCGGCGATGAGTTGGTCGTGGCCTTGGAAGATGGACGCATCTTTTTCTACTCCCTCAGCACCTTTCAGGAACTCGCCGCGATCCAGCCCGTTCAAAATCTGACCCAAGTCGCGCTGGCGGACCTGACTCGCGATGGCACTGCCGAACTCCTGGTGCTGACCTATAGCGGCCTGAAGGTCTTCAGCTCCACCGGAACCCTTCTCTGGAGCGTTTCGGGAGTGTCGGGCTCGGATCTCGTGGTGGCTCAGATGGATGGGGATCCCGGTCTGGAAATCGCCACGACTTCCGGGCATGTCATTGATGCGGACAACCACTCGATCCAGTGGACACGGTCCGGGGGCTTCGGTGCTCACTTGCGGACGGCCGATATCGACGGCGACTCGCGCCACGAGTTGATCGCGGCTGAAGGCTGGTACAATATCTACGCCTTCGATGTGGACCAGCAGGTTGCCAAGTGGTCCTACAGGACCGGCCTGGACATCAGCTCGATCGAGATCGGAAATGTGGATGCCGACCCCGCTCCCGAGTTGCTCTACGGAGATAACCAACACGGCGGCGTTCACGTCCTCAGCCTCGGAGCTGTGACACCCGTGGAGAAATGGAGCGTTCCCGGATACGACTCCGGCATCCCCCGCATTGCCGTGGTGGACGCCGATCAGGATGGCGCTGTCGAGCTGATCTGGAGCGGCGGTTCGAATACCACCGGACAAGATCGCCTGAATGTGCTCGATCCCATCAAGCGGGCCCTCGAGTGGCAAAGCATCCATCTGGACGGCCCTTTCGTGAGGCCCGCGATTGGAGACGTGACCGGCGATGGGAAGCCGGAGCTGGTGACCGCCAGCTGGGAGTCGGAGTCCGGCTACGGCAGCGGCCGTATCCTCGTGTTCGACCCGGAGACCCTTGCGCTTTTGGGAACGTCCCAGCCGATCGCCTCCGATCGTTCTTGGACCGGCCTGCGCGATTTGAAGCTGCGCGACATCGATGGGGATGGTCGCAGGGAGATCGTCGTCGCGGCGGACTGGCTTTATGATGGCATTGTCGAGATCTACGCCTTCACGGATGCCAGCACCTTCGAGCTGAAATGGGAGACGGCGCAGCGTCCGAGTGGCTCGCCCATTACTGATGTCGAGGTGATCGACGTGGATGGCGATGGGAATCTGGAGGTGGTCATGATCAATGACCAGGCACACAGTGGCTCGGAGGGAAGCTACCTGCGGGTGGTCGATCTAGCCACCCGGGCTGAGGAATGGCGTTCCGCCAATCTCTCCTCTTCCTGGAGCGGTGCCACTTCCCTGGCGGTGGGAGATGCCGATGGGGACGGGAATGTCGAAGCCCTCGTCGCGGTTTCCGGCACTGGTGTGCTCATCTTCGACCTGAAGTCGCGGGTTCAGGAGGCGACCGTTGGGGGGAGTTACACCGTGGTGACCGTGCGCCCCGGCGAGACCGGTTTCATCGGGGGCCGCGAAGATGGGACCATCACCCGCCACCTTGCAGATGCGCCGGGCCACTATTTTTTCGCGGGTTCATGGAAGGCCTCGGCGGATTCCATCACCGGCCTGACCCCGGGTGCCGGGCAATCGCTCTGGGTCTCCGCCGGCAAGCGCATCCAGCTTTGGCCGGACCAAGCCACCCCGGTTTGGTCGAGCGCGGTACTCGGCAACGTGAATGGCGGTGTGGCTCTCTATGAAGGAGAGGACGGCACCGAGGTCTATGCTGGTCTCACTCATGGAGTGGGCGGTTTCAAGATCGGCAGCGCGACGGACTTTGCGACCGTCAATCTCGATGCCAGCGGTCAGCTTGCCGAAGGGAGCACGGATTCCGTGACCTTGACCTTCACCCGCAGCGCGATAAGCGAAACCCCCACGGAAGTTGTTTTCTCGCTGTATGGTCAAGCGACCGCGGAGGAGGACTATTCGGTGGAGGGCGCGACGTCCCGCAGCGACGGGAATTGGACCGTGACCATCCCCGCCAATCAAACCACGGCGGTCGTCACGCTAGGTATCTTGCAGGATTTCCTGAGCGAGGGCCCGGAGGTGATTTCCGCAGGCTTGGAAAGTGCCAGTGGCTATTTCCTTGGCTCGCCCTCCGTCGCTTTGATTCCCATCGAGGATGACGAGCCGGTGGTCTCCGTGGTCGCGTCGGATCCCTATGCCAGCGAGCTGCGGGCGGGCAGTGCGAGCGACAATGGTTTTTTCAGGCTTTCCCGTACCGGGAATCTCTCGCGCTCCCTGAAAGTGCGCGTCGGTCTGTCGGGTAGCGCCATTGCTGGGATCGACTACCGGAAGATCAATCCCGTGGTGGTCTTCCCGAAGGGTAAGGACACTGTCGAGTTGCGGATCGTTCCGACTCATGACCGACGGGCCGAGGAGATGGAGGAAGTGCAGCTCCAAGTGCTTCCTACAGGACTGTACCGGATCTCGGAATCGGAGCAGGAAGCTTCCCTGTCCATTGCCGATGCCGAACCCGGCGTGGCACTCGATGGGGTGACCCAACTCAGGGGAGCCATGTTGGTCAATCTCAGGCGGAGCGGTGGTCACACGCTTCCGATGACGGTGACTGTCTTCGTCACCCGCAGGGAGGCGAATGGGGCCATGCGCGCTAGCCAGGAGAAGGCGGTCTTCAAGGCCGGCTCGGCCACGGCAGGATACTTGGTGCGTCCTGCCTCGCGGGCGAAAGGTCCCGCCGAGATCACCGTGCAGCTGATCGAGACCGGTGAGTTCCACCTCTTGGACTCCGCACCGGTGTCATTCACTCTCGAACCCTGA
- a CDS encoding FG-GAP repeat domain-containing protein, producing MTYSSFLRFGSLSLAFAATAVAVDSEVPTDPGLLTTMAGEPWNPPVSPGGAPFWGSGVFGTQIGQAGWVVAPGTNGPNIVVSGTTPFGFGPNNFWYVLNCDPLTQRYYQVYVQQPYAPVPGQYPFGEIAAMTSAQVLGGAGPELMVGLADGRFFFYSLTSFEEVRRLTLPTELTDFTTADLTGDGIAELVVLTDLDLKVFDAAGVLLWSITGPSGADLVVAQMDADPALEIATTSGHVIDTGKRKVEWTRSEGFGLHLRAADIDGDSRAELIAAADAYDIRAFDVEEKREKWSFRTGLDISGIEIADVDVDGDAAPELLYGDNQGGYLHVLTLDELPPVRKWKVANPDSGVARIATLDADQDGTIELIWSGGSNTSGEDRLNVFNPVTQATEWQSIHLDGPFLSPVMGDVTGDGKPEMVTISSESRSGYGAGCIVVYDPETLAILGVSQGIANDLAVEGVRDLILKDIDGDARQEIVVAGDASRDSLVEIYKFTDARTFERQWQFWDQNEERFGQVHVEDVDGDGDLEVVAASDPILSSGNDSFLFVIDLATKAVEWKITIPGGVRGACSLVVADVDGDGNLEAVVAMNNLGIQILDLKTRTREPWFGGQCSALAVRPGVPGFIAGSPSGMVSILIPDGEGGYISTDSWKASESRITGLTVGSGQSLWVSAQDRISLWPNSIAPIWSTMTLGTSFNDPVGTLGLYEGPEGTEVFAGLSHGLSGFQVGGSPDYATMQMSSQGELAEGSSGEIVLTFTRSEAGVADTAVTFSLKGNATAVADYDVSGAFSLGDDLWSVLIPAGETTVVARLAVVQDSLAEGPESLAVMLEPATGYFIGSSSSFETIVQDDEPVISVEAQDTGASELKSGRSTDPATFVLRRSGGDLSRSLVARIALGGSATSGSDYRRIGTNVTFRKGDDTAVVTVVPIHDRRAEQTETVQLELVPDPRYVISPSASQAAISILDAEPTVSVAGSTPVDGAVAVNFTRSGGHSFALPLTLKVTREENGVVKTTRAKLSFKARATSAQLLLKPSSGASGGALVTVQIEDTGAFHLGTSSSVSFTLDP from the coding sequence ATGACTTATTCCTCCTTCCTCCGATTTGGCTCCCTGTCACTGGCGTTTGCCGCGACCGCCGTTGCCGTTGATTCCGAAGTGCCGACCGATCCGGGACTCCTCACCACCATGGCGGGCGAGCCGTGGAATCCACCGGTCAGTCCGGGTGGTGCTCCGTTCTGGGGTTCCGGCGTCTTCGGGACCCAGATCGGCCAGGCGGGATGGGTCGTCGCGCCGGGGACGAATGGTCCTAATATCGTGGTTTCGGGAACCACGCCCTTCGGCTTCGGGCCGAACAATTTCTGGTATGTCCTGAACTGCGACCCGCTCACCCAGCGCTACTATCAAGTTTACGTTCAGCAGCCGTATGCGCCGGTGCCCGGTCAGTATCCGTTTGGTGAGATCGCCGCGATGACCTCCGCGCAGGTGCTTGGCGGGGCGGGGCCGGAGCTGATGGTGGGCTTGGCGGACGGGCGCTTCTTCTTCTATTCCCTGACGAGTTTCGAAGAAGTCCGGCGGTTGACACTTCCTACCGAGCTGACCGATTTCACCACGGCGGATCTCACGGGCGATGGTATCGCGGAGCTTGTGGTCCTCACGGACCTTGATCTCAAGGTCTTCGATGCGGCCGGAGTTCTCCTTTGGAGCATCACGGGTCCCAGTGGGGCGGATCTCGTGGTGGCGCAAATGGATGCAGACCCCGCCTTGGAGATCGCCACGACTTCCGGTCACGTGATCGACACTGGCAAACGCAAGGTCGAGTGGACTCGCAGCGAGGGCTTCGGCCTTCATCTTCGTGCCGCCGATATCGACGGCGACTCGCGTGCCGAGCTGATTGCCGCGGCAGACGCGTATGATATCCGCGCCTTCGATGTGGAGGAGAAGCGGGAGAAATGGAGCTTCAGGACCGGGCTGGACATCAGCGGCATCGAGATCGCGGATGTGGATGTGGATGGAGATGCTGCTCCGGAGCTGCTCTACGGAGATAATCAAGGCGGCTACCTCCACGTTCTCACACTCGATGAGCTGCCGCCCGTGAGGAAATGGAAGGTCGCGAATCCAGACTCCGGAGTTGCCCGCATCGCCACCTTGGATGCGGATCAAGATGGCACGATCGAGCTGATCTGGAGCGGGGGATCGAATACCAGCGGGGAGGACAGGCTGAATGTTTTCAATCCTGTTACCCAAGCCACGGAGTGGCAGAGCATTCATCTCGATGGACCTTTCCTCAGCCCGGTGATGGGAGATGTCACCGGAGACGGAAAACCGGAAATGGTGACCATCAGCAGCGAGTCCCGGTCCGGCTACGGGGCGGGCTGCATCGTGGTCTATGATCCGGAGACTCTGGCCATTCTGGGAGTCTCCCAAGGAATCGCCAATGACTTGGCGGTCGAGGGAGTCCGCGATCTGATTCTCAAGGATATTGATGGTGACGCACGTCAGGAAATCGTCGTCGCTGGCGACGCTTCGAGGGACAGTCTCGTGGAGATCTACAAGTTCACGGATGCGCGGACCTTCGAGCGCCAATGGCAATTTTGGGATCAGAACGAAGAGCGGTTCGGCCAGGTGCACGTCGAGGATGTCGATGGGGATGGCGATCTGGAAGTGGTGGCCGCCAGTGATCCGATCCTTTCTTCCGGAAACGACTCCTTCCTTTTTGTCATCGACCTCGCGACCAAGGCGGTGGAATGGAAGATCACGATCCCAGGGGGCGTGAGAGGTGCCTGCTCGCTGGTCGTGGCGGATGTGGATGGAGATGGGAATCTTGAGGCGGTGGTGGCGATGAATAATCTGGGAATCCAGATCCTCGATTTGAAGACCCGGACCCGTGAGCCTTGGTTCGGCGGACAATGTAGCGCCCTCGCCGTCAGACCGGGTGTTCCCGGCTTCATCGCAGGTAGCCCGAGCGGTATGGTTTCCATTCTTATTCCGGATGGTGAAGGTGGATATATCAGCACGGACTCGTGGAAGGCTTCGGAAAGCAGGATCACCGGACTGACGGTGGGCAGCGGCCAGTCGCTGTGGGTGTCGGCGCAAGACCGGATTTCCCTGTGGCCGAACTCTATCGCCCCGATCTGGTCGACCATGACCCTGGGGACCTCATTCAATGATCCTGTGGGAACTCTCGGGCTCTATGAGGGGCCGGAGGGCACCGAGGTTTTTGCGGGTCTTTCTCACGGCCTGTCCGGGTTCCAAGTCGGAGGTTCTCCGGACTACGCGACCATGCAGATGAGCTCCCAGGGAGAGCTTGCCGAGGGAAGCTCCGGTGAAATCGTCCTGACCTTCACTCGCAGCGAAGCGGGTGTCGCGGATACGGCGGTGACCTTCTCCCTGAAGGGGAATGCCACGGCTGTTGCCGACTACGATGTGTCCGGGGCCTTCTCCTTGGGGGATGATCTTTGGAGCGTGTTGATTCCCGCCGGAGAGACCACCGTGGTCGCCCGGTTGGCGGTGGTTCAGGACAGTCTGGCGGAAGGCCCCGAGAGTTTGGCCGTCATGCTTGAACCCGCCACCGGCTACTTCATCGGCTCATCCTCGTCGTTCGAAACCATCGTGCAGGATGACGAGCCGGTCATCTCGGTGGAGGCACAGGACACCGGTGCCAGCGAACTGAAGTCTGGCCGCAGCACGGACCCAGCCACCTTCGTCCTTCGCCGCAGCGGGGGAGACCTGTCACGCTCCTTGGTCGCCCGGATCGCTCTCGGAGGCAGTGCGACCTCCGGCTCCGATTACCGCAGGATCGGCACCAATGTGACCTTCCGCAAAGGTGACGACACCGCCGTGGTGACCGTGGTCCCGATCCACGATCGCCGTGCCGAGCAGACGGAAACCGTGCAGCTGGAGCTGGTGCCGGATCCACGCTACGTCATTTCGCCTTCCGCCTCGCAGGCCGCGATCTCCATCCTCGACGCGGAGCCGACCGTTTCCGTCGCAGGAAGCACCCCGGTGGATGGCGCGGTAGCCGTGAACTTCACCCGGAGTGGCGGGCACTCGTTCGCCTTGCCTCTCACCCTGAAGGTGACCCGTGAGGAAAATGGCGTCGTGAAGACGACCCGGGCGAAGCTCTCCTTCAAGGCTCGCGCTACCAGTGCCCAGCTCTTGCTCAAGCCTTCCTCCGGTGCGTCCGGAGGGGCCTTGGTCACCGTGCAGATCGAGGACACCGGAGCCTTCCACCTCGGCACGTCGAGCTCGGTTTCCTTCACGCTCGATCCTTGA
- a CDS encoding SAM hydroxide adenosyltransferase: MKTLFRIFALLGMMMAAASAGITEGEIGGAKYMIAAPEKWQGKLVLIAHGYRNADSPLDAGFDTKDAFSTGMLERGWAIASTSYRRNGWIVEDAILDLRALSDHVAKEHGKIDRCLLVGSSMGGLIGTLIAEGALDHVDGVVAIGAYLGNESRDGANGSLSFKPTAPILYLTNETELNHPQNYRKQEGGAKTALWEVKRPGHCNVSDIERLNAMLAVNDWVDGKAIEKERDGTVAPPVRESTATKVDGGLSGKITVVSESWGNLTTDLVGKDLETLGLKLGDKAVVKNGEKSLAVSVVRYWSEAKEGEAAIYVTPKGWVGIVTNGGRAVDSLGVKAGDTVVLGKAE; encoded by the coding sequence ATGAAGACCCTGTTCCGGATTTTCGCATTGCTCGGGATGATGATGGCGGCGGCTTCCGCCGGGATCACGGAAGGTGAGATCGGCGGCGCGAAATACATGATCGCCGCACCGGAAAAATGGCAGGGCAAGCTGGTGCTGATCGCCCATGGCTACCGGAATGCGGATAGCCCGCTGGATGCGGGATTCGACACCAAGGATGCATTTTCGACCGGGATGTTAGAGCGGGGCTGGGCGATCGCCTCGACCAGCTACCGGCGGAACGGATGGATCGTGGAAGATGCGATCTTGGACCTCCGGGCACTGAGCGACCACGTGGCGAAGGAGCACGGGAAGATCGACCGCTGCCTGCTGGTGGGAAGCTCGATGGGCGGGTTGATCGGCACGCTGATCGCGGAGGGCGCACTGGATCATGTGGATGGCGTGGTGGCGATCGGTGCTTACCTCGGCAACGAATCGCGGGATGGCGCGAATGGTTCGCTGAGCTTCAAGCCCACGGCACCGATCCTCTACCTGACGAACGAGACCGAGCTCAATCACCCGCAGAACTACCGGAAGCAGGAAGGCGGGGCGAAGACCGCGCTGTGGGAGGTGAAGCGGCCGGGCCACTGCAACGTCTCCGACATCGAACGCCTGAACGCGATGCTGGCGGTGAACGATTGGGTAGATGGCAAGGCGATCGAAAAGGAACGCGATGGCACCGTGGCGCCGCCCGTGCGGGAGAGCACGGCGACGAAGGTGGACGGCGGGCTTTCCGGAAAGATCACGGTGGTATCCGAATCCTGGGGAAACCTGACAACCGATCTGGTCGGCAAGGATCTTGAAACCTTGGGCCTGAAACTGGGCGACAAGGCGGTGGTGAAGAACGGCGAGAAGAGCCTGGCCGTCTCCGTGGTGCGCTATTGGAGCGAGGCGAAGGAAGGCGAGGCCGCGATCTATGTGACCCCGAAGGGTTGGGTGGGAATCGTGACCAACGGTGGCCGCGCGGTGGATTCACTGGGAGTGAAGGCGGGCGATACGGTGGTGCTGGGCAAGGCGGAGTGA
- a CDS encoding plasmid stabilization protein — MPRGDKSSYTDKQKRKAEHIAEGYEDRGVSHKEAESRAWATVNKESGGGKKSGSGRGKKESHASSRKGGRKGGKASHAHH, encoded by the coding sequence ATGCCACGAGGAGACAAATCCAGCTACACCGACAAACAGAAGCGCAAGGCTGAACACATCGCCGAAGGATACGAGGACCGGGGAGTCTCTCACAAGGAAGCCGAGTCCCGCGCCTGGGCCACGGTCAACAAGGAGTCCGGTGGCGGCAAGAAGTCCGGATCCGGCCGCGGCAAAAAGGAAAGCCACGCGTCTTCCCGGAAGGGTGGTCGCAAGGGCGGCAAGGCATCTCACGCTCACCACTGA
- a CDS encoding (2Fe-2S)-binding protein, with protein MLLERKIPATTLPLHPLRLRLNGEEREFEVEAWTTLLDLLREQAALCGSKKGCDHGQCGACTVLINDRAVLSCLSLALSHDGDEIRTVEGVGEEGRLHPLQQAFIDQDAFQCGYCTSGQICSALALLEKGEVPGDDDTLREKMSGNLCRCGAYPNILAAIRQADAQMNPGKTP; from the coding sequence ATGTTGCTCGAACGGAAGATCCCTGCCACCACGCTACCGCTTCATCCCTTGCGCCTGCGCCTCAACGGCGAAGAGCGGGAGTTCGAAGTGGAAGCTTGGACCACCTTGCTCGATCTCCTCCGCGAGCAAGCCGCCCTGTGCGGCAGCAAGAAGGGATGCGACCATGGCCAATGCGGCGCTTGCACCGTCCTGATCAATGATCGCGCCGTCCTTTCCTGTCTCTCGCTTGCCCTATCCCATGATGGCGATGAGATCCGTACGGTCGAAGGGGTGGGGGAGGAAGGCCGGCTCCATCCGCTCCAGCAGGCCTTCATCGATCAGGATGCCTTCCAATGCGGATATTGTACTTCGGGTCAAATTTGTTCCGCGCTCGCCCTCTTGGAGAAAGGGGAGGTCCCCGGGGATGACGATACCCTGCGGGAAAAGATGAGCGGGAATCTCTGCCGCTGCGGTGCCTATCCAAATATCCTCGCCGCGATCCGCCAGGCCGATGCGCAGATGAACCCCGGCAAAACGCCATGA
- a CDS encoding FAD binding domain-containing protein, which translates to MKPFSYERAAGLEEALDRVSHPDPPTLLAGGTNLLDLMKERIALPDALLDISRLALDRIEELPGGGLRLGALARNADTAAHPLVQERYPLLAKAILAGASPQIRNMATNGGNLMQRTRCPYFYDTDTPCNKRQPGSGCGALCGYQRLHAILGSSEECIATHPSDLCVALAALEAVVIVSGPDGERGIPFSGFHRLPGDEPQRDNNLHADEIITAIDLPPEGFPHHYSYLKIRDRRSYAFALVSVAAGVALENGTITGARVALGGVAHKPWRVPEAEARLEGRAPAEDVFLEAADTLLAGARGYGGNDFKIPLARRAVVRALAECCQLQLQPR; encoded by the coding sequence ATGAAGCCGTTTTCCTATGAACGGGCAGCCGGGCTCGAAGAGGCGCTCGACCGCGTTTCGCATCCGGACCCACCGACGCTTCTGGCCGGGGGGACGAATCTTCTGGACCTGATGAAGGAACGCATCGCGCTGCCGGATGCGCTGCTCGATATCTCTCGTCTTGCCTTGGATCGCATCGAGGAATTGCCCGGCGGCGGCCTGCGTCTGGGAGCCTTGGCCCGCAATGCGGATACCGCCGCGCATCCTCTCGTCCAAGAGCGCTATCCGCTGCTCGCCAAGGCCATTCTCGCCGGTGCCTCACCCCAGATTCGCAACATGGCGACCAATGGCGGCAATCTCATGCAGCGCACCCGCTGTCCCTATTTCTATGATACCGATACTCCCTGCAACAAGCGCCAGCCCGGCAGCGGCTGTGGCGCGCTCTGCGGTTATCAGCGCCTCCACGCGATTCTCGGCAGCAGCGAGGAGTGCATTGCGACGCATCCCTCCGACCTTTGCGTGGCATTGGCCGCGCTCGAAGCTGTCGTGATCGTCAGTGGCCCCGATGGCGAACGCGGCATTCCCTTCTCGGGCTTTCATCGGCTCCCAGGAGACGAACCGCAGCGTGACAACAATCTCCACGCGGACGAGATCATCACCGCCATCGATCTTCCGCCGGAGGGCTTCCCACATCACTACTCCTACCTCAAGATCCGCGACCGCCGCTCCTACGCCTTCGCGCTCGTGTCCGTGGCAGCCGGGGTAGCTTTGGAAAATGGCACCATCACCGGTGCCCGTGTCGCCTTGGGCGGCGTGGCGCACAAGCCGTGGCGCGTGCCCGAGGCCGAAGCACGATTGGAAGGTCGTGCGCCTGCGGAAGATGTCTTCCTTGAAGCGGCGGACACCCTCCTGGCAGGAGCCCGCGGCTATGGAGGAAATGATTTCAAGATCCCCCTTGCGCGCCGGGCCGTCGTCCGGGCGCTGGCCGAGTGCTGCCAACTCCAACTTCAACCGCGATGA